The Candidatus Goldiibacteriota bacterium genome contains the following window.
TGATTAACAAAGTATGAAAGTTCATACTTTGGTTTCAGAAGATTACGGGGAAAATACTTATATTGTGGAAACGGGTAATAATAAAGCCATAGTAATAGACCCGGGAGTGGAATATCCGCGGATTTTATCTTTGCTTGAAGAAAACAAACTTGAAGTTGAATATGTCCTGCTTACGCACGGACATTACGACCATACAATTGCGGCAGAAAATTTCAATTCATCTATTATCTATGCTCACGCTGAAGAAAAAGAGCTGCTGGCAACTCCTGCATACAATCTTTCCGCCTATACAGGGCGGCAAATAAGTGTAAAAAACATTAATTATATAGAGGGCAACGAAGCGCGGGTTAACGGCATGAAATTCTATCACACCCCCGGGCATACTTCGGGCTGTATGGTAATTCTGATAGGGGATATCCTTTTTTCAGGGGATACGCTTTTCTATGATACGGTGGGAAGGACAGACCTGCCGTCGGGGGATTCCAGAAAACTTAAAAACAGCCTTAAAATATTTGATAAATTTGATAAAGATATAACGGTTTACCCGGGTCACGGCACACCAT
Protein-coding sequences here:
- a CDS encoding MBL fold metallo-hydrolase, with protein sequence MKVHTLVSEDYGENTYIVETGNNKAIVIDPGVEYPRILSLLEENKLEVEYVLLTHGHYDHTIAAENFNSSIIYAHAEEKELLATPAYNLSAYTGRQISVKNINYIEGNEARVNGMKFYHTPGHTSGCMVILIGDILFSGDTLFYDTVGRTDLPSGDSRKLKNSLKIFDKFDKDITVYPGHGTPFTLRDAYKINYFLK